The Lates calcarifer isolate ASB-BC8 linkage group LG6, TLL_Latcal_v3, whole genome shotgun sequence genome includes a region encoding these proteins:
- the LOC108890492 gene encoding CDK5 and ABL1 enzyme substrate 2 isoform X2 — protein sequence MATALCGLQSTGSNSKPKTHREQRRRVKDSRRRQAALLFLNNISLDGRPQCQLNDGNTDQRAAEEHRLRERDGSATVVPSPADNQGPVAQVTEPIAAGSGSSSSFPGVVTPTRPSLVMSPGPAGTSVVGANEVFLEGGSAAESLTPDTPLSPLPTGHQPCSRVRSTPAALSPVPAGNSQDSRQRLRNVSGSPGPKVPKKVHFIKSMRQYDTRGCSDPKLEAQRQRLSSVVAADLLPSLEGVELGTYGKTVSYAQFLYPTNALVRQKSGSVPESCAAQTPQSRFRGNGQRNFTLARLNNSVAQEPSTEEVTEYDPNLLSDPQWPCGRHKRVLIFASYVTTVIEYVKPSDLKKDMNETFKEKFPHIKLTLSKIRSLKREMRAVSEECSLQPVTIAMAFVYFEKLVLQGRLNKQNRKLVAAACVLLAAKISSDLRKPEVKQLIDKLEERFRINRRELIPLEFPVLVALEMGLYLPESKVMPHYRRLVQQG from the exons ATGGCGACAGCTCTCTGCGGTCTGCAGTCTACCGGCAGTAACAGTAAACCGAAAACACACCGAGAGCAGCGGAGGAGAGTCAAGGACTCCAGAAGGAGACAGGCGGCACTATTGTTCCTCAATAATATCTCACTCGACGGACGGCCCCAGTGTCAGTTAAACGATGGGAATACCGACCAAAGAGCCGCCGAGGAGCACCGACTTAGGGAGAGAGACGGCAGCGCAACGGTCGTGCCCTCGCCGGCGGATAACCAAGGACCGGTCGCACAGGTGACAGAGCCCATCGCAGCCGGCAGTGGCTCGTCCTCCAGTTTTCCCGGGGTGGTTACTCCTACCCGACCTTCTTTGGTAATGTCTCCGGGACCTGCCGGGACAAGTGTTGTGGGGGCCAATGAGGTATTTTTGGAAGGTGGCAGTGCGGCCGAGTCGCTAACCCCGGACACCCCTCTGTCTCCTTTGCCCACCGGACACCAACCCTGCTCCCGTGTCAGGTCAACGCCCGCCGCGCTGAGCCCGGTCCCGGCCGGTAATTCTCAGGATTCACGGCAGAG GTTGAGGAATGTCTCTGGTTCTCCTGGACCCAAGGTGCCAAAGAAAGTCCACTTCATCAAGAGTATGAGGCAGTACGACACCAGAGGATGCAG TGACCCTAAGCTGGAGGCTCAGAGACAAAGGCTGTCCTCTGTGGTGGCTGCTGACCTGCTTCCCTCCTTGGAAGGAGTGGAGCTGGGCACCTATGGCAAA acggTGTCGTATGCTCAGTTCCTTTATCCGACCAATGCCCTGGTGAGGCAGAAGAGCGGCAGCGTGCCAGAGAGCTGCGCCGCCCAGACTCCTCAGTCGCGTTTCCGTGGCAACGGGCAGAGGAACTTCACCCTGGCTCGTCTGAACAACAGCGTGGCACAGGAACCAA GCACAGAGGAGGTGACGGAGTACGACCCGAACCTGCTCAGTGACCCCCAGTGGCCCTGTGGGAGACACAAGAGGGTGCTTATATTTGCATCATACGTG aCGACTGTTATTGAGTATGTGAAACCATCAGACCTGAAGAAGGACATGAATGAGACTTTCAAGGAGAAGTTTCCTCACATTAAACTGACACTGAGCAAGATAAGAAG CCTGAAGAGGGAGATGCGTGCAGTGAGCGAGGAGTGCAGTCTACAGCCAGTCACCATAGCGATGGCCTTTGTTTACTTTGAGAAGCTGGTGCTGCAGGGTCGCCTCAACAAGCAGAACAGGAAGCTGGTGGCGGCGGCGTGCGTGCTGCTGGCTGCAAAGATCAGCAGCGATCTGCGGAAGCCAGAAGTCAAACAGCTCATTGAT AAGCTGGAGGAGCGTTTCCGTATAAACAGGCGGGAGTTGATCCCTCTGGAGTTTCCGGTGCTGGTTGCCCTGGAGATGGGACTTTACCTCCCTGAGAGCAAGGTCATGCCGCACTACCGCAGACTGGTGCAGCAGGGTTAG
- the LOC108890490 gene encoding ras-related protein Rap-1A, with the protein MREYKLVVLGSGGVGKSALTVQFVQGIFVEKYDPTIEDSYRKQVEVDGQQCMLEILDTAGTEQFTAMRDLYMKNGQGFALVYSITAQSTFNDLQDLREQILRVKDTEDVPMILVGNKCDLEDERVVGKEQGQNLARQWNNCAFLETSAKSKINVNEIFYDLVRQINRKTPMEKKKTKKKSGCTLL; encoded by the exons ATGCGTGAGTACAAGCTCGTGGTGCTGGGATCAGGAGGTGTGGGAAAATCAGCACTG ACAGTCCAGTTTGTGCAAGGCATTTTTGTGGAGAAGTATGACCCCACAATAGAAGACTCCTACAGAAAG CAAGTTGAGGTCGATGGGCAGCAATGTATGCTTGAAATCCTGGACACGGCTGGAACA GAACAGTTCACAGCTATGAGGGACCTGTACATGAAGAACGGCCAAGGCTTTGCTTTGGTGTACTCCATCACAGCGCAGTCGACGTTTAATGACCTACAGGACCTCCGGGAACAGATCCTGCGAGTAAAGGACACAGAGGAC GTTCCCATGATCCTGGTGGGGAACAAGTGTGACCTGGAGGATGAGCGTGTGGTCGGCAAGGAGCAGGGTCAGAACCTGGCCCGTCAGTGGAACAACTGTGCCTTTTTAGAGACTTCAGCTAAATCAAAGATCAATGTTAATGAG ATTTTCTATGATCTGGTGCGACAGATCAACAGAAAAACGCCGatggaaaagaagaagacaaaaaagaagtCAGGTTGCACACTGCTCTAA
- the LOC108890492 gene encoding CDK5 and ABL1 enzyme substrate 2 isoform X1 — MATALCGLQSTGSNSKPKTHREQRRRVKDSRRRQAALLFLNNISLDGRPQCQLNDGNTDQRAAEEHRLRERDGSATVVPSPADNQGPVAQVTEPIAAGSGSSSSFPGVVTPTRPSLVMSPGPAGTSVVGANEVFLEGGSAAESLTPDTPLSPLPTGHQPCSRVRSTPAALSPVPAGNSQDSRQRLRNVSGSPGPKVPKKVHFIKSMRQYDTRGCRIMLICAKRSLYAAFSVLPYGESAHLSDPKLEAQRQRLSSVVAADLLPSLEGVELGTYGKTVSYAQFLYPTNALVRQKSGSVPESCAAQTPQSRFRGNGQRNFTLARLNNSVAQEPSTEEVTEYDPNLLSDPQWPCGRHKRVLIFASYVTTVIEYVKPSDLKKDMNETFKEKFPHIKLTLSKIRSLKREMRAVSEECSLQPVTIAMAFVYFEKLVLQGRLNKQNRKLVAAACVLLAAKISSDLRKPEVKQLIDKLEERFRINRRELIPLEFPVLVALEMGLYLPESKVMPHYRRLVQQG, encoded by the exons ATGGCGACAGCTCTCTGCGGTCTGCAGTCTACCGGCAGTAACAGTAAACCGAAAACACACCGAGAGCAGCGGAGGAGAGTCAAGGACTCCAGAAGGAGACAGGCGGCACTATTGTTCCTCAATAATATCTCACTCGACGGACGGCCCCAGTGTCAGTTAAACGATGGGAATACCGACCAAAGAGCCGCCGAGGAGCACCGACTTAGGGAGAGAGACGGCAGCGCAACGGTCGTGCCCTCGCCGGCGGATAACCAAGGACCGGTCGCACAGGTGACAGAGCCCATCGCAGCCGGCAGTGGCTCGTCCTCCAGTTTTCCCGGGGTGGTTACTCCTACCCGACCTTCTTTGGTAATGTCTCCGGGACCTGCCGGGACAAGTGTTGTGGGGGCCAATGAGGTATTTTTGGAAGGTGGCAGTGCGGCCGAGTCGCTAACCCCGGACACCCCTCTGTCTCCTTTGCCCACCGGACACCAACCCTGCTCCCGTGTCAGGTCAACGCCCGCCGCGCTGAGCCCGGTCCCGGCCGGTAATTCTCAGGATTCACGGCAGAG GTTGAGGAATGTCTCTGGTTCTCCTGGACCCAAGGTGCCAAAGAAAGTCCACTTCATCAAGAGTATGAGGCAGTACGACACCAGAGGATGCAG GATCATGCTGATTTGTGCCAAGCGGTCGCTATATGCTGCTTTCTCAGTGCTGCCCTATGGAGAGAGTGCTCACCTCAG TGACCCTAAGCTGGAGGCTCAGAGACAAAGGCTGTCCTCTGTGGTGGCTGCTGACCTGCTTCCCTCCTTGGAAGGAGTGGAGCTGGGCACCTATGGCAAA acggTGTCGTATGCTCAGTTCCTTTATCCGACCAATGCCCTGGTGAGGCAGAAGAGCGGCAGCGTGCCAGAGAGCTGCGCCGCCCAGACTCCTCAGTCGCGTTTCCGTGGCAACGGGCAGAGGAACTTCACCCTGGCTCGTCTGAACAACAGCGTGGCACAGGAACCAA GCACAGAGGAGGTGACGGAGTACGACCCGAACCTGCTCAGTGACCCCCAGTGGCCCTGTGGGAGACACAAGAGGGTGCTTATATTTGCATCATACGTG aCGACTGTTATTGAGTATGTGAAACCATCAGACCTGAAGAAGGACATGAATGAGACTTTCAAGGAGAAGTTTCCTCACATTAAACTGACACTGAGCAAGATAAGAAG CCTGAAGAGGGAGATGCGTGCAGTGAGCGAGGAGTGCAGTCTACAGCCAGTCACCATAGCGATGGCCTTTGTTTACTTTGAGAAGCTGGTGCTGCAGGGTCGCCTCAACAAGCAGAACAGGAAGCTGGTGGCGGCGGCGTGCGTGCTGCTGGCTGCAAAGATCAGCAGCGATCTGCGGAAGCCAGAAGTCAAACAGCTCATTGAT AAGCTGGAGGAGCGTTTCCGTATAAACAGGCGGGAGTTGATCCCTCTGGAGTTTCCGGTGCTGGTTGCCCTGGAGATGGGACTTTACCTCCCTGAGAGCAAGGTCATGCCGCACTACCGCAGACTGGTGCAGCAGGGTTAG
- the LOC108890495 gene encoding proteasomal ubiquitin receptor ADRM1, giving the protein MASGALFPSMVSGSRGSSSKYLVEFRAGKMTMKGSTVTPDKRKGQVYIQQTDDSLIHFCWKDRTTGNVDDDLIIFPDDCEFKRVNQCTTGRVYVLKFKAGSKRLFFWMQEPKTDKDEEYCRKVNEYLNNPPMPGALGSGSSGGHDLSALGGEGGLQSLLGNMSHNQLMQLIGPTGLGGIGGLGALAGPGLANLLGSSSSSVPAASNSSTSPSTAVTPTSTSAASRLGSSQVPTTPITPSTTSVASPTATTPSTPAVSSLAAGAANPTQPIQLRDLQSILATMNVPASGQGVDLASVLTPEIMAPILANPEVQQRLMPYLPSGESLPQSSEELHNTLSSPQFQQAMSMFSSALASGQLGPLMNQFGLPAEAVDAANKGDVEAFAKAMETETKSDQDGDSKDKKDDDEDMSLD; this is encoded by the exons ATGGCCTCTGGAGCTTTGTTTCCCAGCATGGTGTCTGGGTCCCGCGGCTCCTCCAGCAAGTACCTGGTGGAGTTTCGGGCCGGTAAGATGACCATGAAGGGCAGCACGGTGACCCCCGACAAGCGTAAAGGTCAGGTCTACATCCAGCAGACCGACGACTCCCTCATCCACTTCTGCTGGAAGGATCGGACGACCGGGAATGTGGATGAC GATCTAATCATCTTCCCTGACGATTGCGAGTTCAAACGGGTGAACCAGTGCACCACTGGACGAGTTTATGTGTTGAAGTTCAAAGCTGGATCCAAAAGACTCTTCTTCTGGATGCAG GAGCCAAAGACCGACAAGGATGAGGAGTATTGCCGCAAAGTGAACGAGTATCTGAACAACCCGCCCATGCCCGGTGCTCTTGGCAGCGGCAGCAGTGGAGGACATGACCTGTCTGCTCTGGGAGG TGAGGGTGGTTTGCAAAGCCTTCTGGGTAACATGAGCCACAACCAGCTCATGCAGCTCATTGGACCAACTGGACTGGGCGGGATCG GTGGCCTCGGGGCGCTGGCCGGTCCAGGCTTAGCCAACCTcctgggcagcagcagcagcagcgttcCTGCAGCCAGCAACTCCTCAACAAG tCCGTCCACAGCCGTCACCCCCACCTCTACCTCTGCCGCCAGTCGGCTCGGTTCCTCCCAGGTGCCCACCACTCCCAtcaccccctccaccacctcgGTGGCCTCCCCCACAGccaccaccccctccacccccgcCGTGTCCTCTCTGGCGGCGGGGGCGGCCAACCCCACGCAGCCCATCCAGCTGAGAGACCTGCAGAGCATCCTGGCCACCATGAACGTGCCTGCCAGCGGCCAGGGAG TGGACCTTGCCAGCGTCCTGACGCCTGAGATCATGGCTCCCATCCTGGCCAACcctgaggtgcagcagaggTTGATGCCCTATCTGCCGTCTGGAGAGTCCCTgcctcagagctcagaggagcTCCACAACACGCTCAGCTCGCCTCAGTTTCAGCAG GCAATGAGCATGTTCAGCAGCGCTCTGGCGTCCGGGCAGTTAGGGCCTCTAATGAACCAGTTTGGTTTGCCTGCAGAGGCTGTCGATGCAGCCAACAAAGGAG ATGTGGAGGCCTTTGCCAAAGCCATGGAGACGGAGACAAAGTCGGACCAGGACGGAGACTCCAAAGACAAGAAAGACGACGATGAAGACATGAGTTTGGACTAA
- the xkr7a gene encoding XK-related protein 7: MSGGDCPSLSPTPALLPASFPLPLSHTYAYRPTGYATPPSSLPPPPPLPSFSHLLLTLFPTTNMAAKSDGAPVSLRNEIPPECPSRSDPRPPQRRPDEQRYSLPDCCWTLCALLVFFSDGASDLWLAADYYLRRYYWCFALTLVFVIVPSVVVQVLSFRWFAYDFSETVESGTAAAAVVAASGAEESDFSTKDSGERGAGCTAGAGVLPGPGTAGGARRCCRILMWLFQAIIHIFQLAQVWRYVHALYLGVQSRWHGDPERRHYYWRMMFESADISMLRLLESFLKSAPQLVLQLSIMIQAKQVLPLQGLSASASLISLAWMISSYQKVLRDSRDDKLPMTYKAVIVQILWHLFTIGARTLAFALFASVFQLYFGIFIVAHWCIMTFWIIQGETDFCMSKWEEIIYNMMVGIVYVFCWFSVREGRTRCRMLIYSLTVFVENVALTTAWYLYRGPRSSDFYAVIMVCVVASSYALGTFFMFVYYCLLHPDGPVSGWGYIVEKEVPVEMLASPASSLPPDLVNSPPRTLQRTKGSDREQGPGVDGDVFQVRPPRGAQAPVPHLTPRTEGPVIRIDLPRKKYPAWDAHFIDRRLRKTILVLESAAPVTPRIQYRCLGTPKEVMEYETTV; encoded by the exons ATGAGCGGCGGGGACTGCCCATCTCTCTCACCTACCCCGgccctcctccctgcctcctttcccctccctctctcccacacgTATGCATACAGACCGACAGGCTACGCgacccccccttcctccctcccccctcctcccccccttcCATCATTTTCCCATCTCTTACTCACTCTCTTCCCTACAACAAACATGGCCGCGAAATCTGATGGTGCACCCGTCTCTCTACGAAACGAAATCCCACCCGAGTGTCCTTCCAGGTCGGACCCGCGGCCTCCCCAGCGCCGTCCCGACGAGCAGCGCTACTCCCTCCCGGACTGCTGCTGGACGCTGTGCGCCCTTTTGGTCTTCTTCTCGGACGGGGCCTCAGACCTGTGGCTGGCCGCGGACTACTACCTAAGGAGGTACTACTGGTGCTTTGCACTGACTCTGGTCTTTGTGATAGTCCCGTCCGTGGTCGTGCAAGTGCTGAGCTTCCGATGGTTCGCCTACGATTTCTCGGAAACCGTCGAGAGCGGCACGGCTGCGGCCGCCGTGGTGGCGGCGTCGGGAGCCGAGGAGAGCGACttcagcaccaaggacagcGGCGAGCGGGGCGCTGGCTGCACCGCCGGGGCCGGGGTGCTGCCGGGGCCGGGCACCGCGGGAGGAGCCCGGAGGTGCTGCAGAATCCTCATGTGGCTCTTCCAGGCCATCATTCACATCTTTCAGCTGGCACAGGTCTGGAG GTACGTCCACGCCTTGTATTTGGGCGTGCAGAGCCGCTGGCACGGGGACCCCGAGCGGCGTCACTACTACTGGCGCATGATGTTTGAGAGCGCCGATATCAGCATGCTGCGTCTGCTGGAGTCCTTCCTGAAGAGCGCCCCTCAGCTGGTGCTGCAGCTCAGCATCATGATCCAGGCCAAGCAGGTGCTGCCCCTTCAGG ggCTTTCAGCTTCTGCCTCACTGATATCCCTCGCTTGGATGATCTCCTCCTATCAGAAAGTCCTGAGGGACTCCCGAGACGATAAGCTACCCATGACCTACAAGGCCGTCATAGTTCAGATCCTGTGGCACCTGTTCACCATCGGGGCCCGCACGCTGGCCTTCGCCCTGTTCGCCTCCGTGTTCCAGCTTTACTTTGGCATCTTCATCGTGGCCCACTGGTGCATCATGACGTTCTGGATCATCCAGGGCGAGACGGACTTCTGCATGTCCAAATGGGAGGAGATCATCTACAACATGATGGTGGGCATCGTGTATGTGTTCTGCTGGTTCAGTGTGAGAGAGGGGCGCACCCGCTGCAGGATGCTCATCTACAGTCTGACTGTGTTCGTGGAGAACGTGGCGCTCACCACCGCCTGGTACCTGTACCGCGGCCCCCGCTCCTCAGACTTCTATGCCGTCATCATGGTGTGCGTGGTGGCCAGCAGCTACGCCCTGGGCACCTTCTTCATGTTTGTGTATTACTGTCTGCTGCACCCTGACGGCCCAGTCTCGGGGTGGGGCTACATTGTGGAGAAGGAGGTGCCCGTGGAGATGCTGGCCTCCCCGGCTTCCAGCCTCCCCCCCGACCTGGTGAACAGCCCCCCCAGGACCCTTCAGAGAACTAAAGGGTCAGACAGGGAGCAGGGGCCTGGGGTGGATGGAGACGTGTTTCAGGTACGACCGCCCCGGGGAGCTCAGGCCCCGGTGCCGCACCTCACGCCCAGGACAGAGGGGCCCGTCATCCGAATAGACCTGCCCAGGAAGAAGTACCCCGCCTGGGACGCTCACTTCATCGATCGTCGGCTGCGTAAAACCATCCTGGTGCTCGAAAGTGCCGCCCCGGTCACGCCAAGGATTCAGTACCGCTGTCTGGGCACACCCAAAGAAGTGATGGAGTACGAGACCACCGTGTGA